Genomic DNA from Parambassis ranga chromosome 5, fParRan2.1, whole genome shotgun sequence:
CCTTCCACATGATCGGTACATCGATGGGTGGGAACGTTGCAGGCGTGTATGCTGCCCGCTACTCTGCCTACCTGTCCAGTGCTACCTTGATCTGCCCAGCAGGTAAAAACTCACAGATGTCTGTGTAGCTTTATGATGATGCTTCATGGAGCAGAAATACCGATgctcctctttcctcttcctcctctctgttctccagGCCTGGTTTATCCCAAAGAGTCTGAGTTCATCGTTCGTCTGAGGGaaatggagaagaaaaaacaggagaacaatCAGCAGGAGGAGTCCATCATGCTCATCCCCACCACTCTGCAGGAGCTGGACGACATGCTGAGACTCTGCTGTCACAACCCCCTCAATCTCCCCCAACAGGTTCAACACCACACCACCTAAAAATGAATGTATCagtacagctgctgctttttctgaCAACTTACACagcctgtaactttttcttctGCACTATTTGGAGATCATCACtggacattgtgtgtgtgttgtcaggtgcTGCGAGGTCTCCTCAGCAACAGGCTCCCAAACAACTGCTTCTACAAAGAAGGTGAGTCCCCATGTCAGCATGTTACATTCACAAAGGTGTGCCACACGTGAAGGCAACCAACCATGGAGGATTAATTAcagatattaaaaataaaagtgtgtgactattattgtgtttttgcaccTTGTtgatttacatgtgtgtgtgtgtgtgtgtagtgttcaTGGAGATTGTTGGTGAGAAGTCTCGTCACTCGCTGCAGGAAAACCTGCATCTGATCACAGCACCCCTGCAGGTCATCTGGGGAAAGCAAGACCAGGTAAATAAATCTTCGTCATCATTCAGTCGGTGTGTCTACATCAGGTTATTACAATACTCAATGCTCCAAAATATGCTACAAGTTATGTAGAAATTCATCACTTTCATATTATCAAATGTGGGTTTACTTTAACTTGTagaaaaacataataaatcCACAGCTGTCTCATAACCATCCTGTAACCCAgctgtcttctctctcaggTGCTGGATGTCTCCGGAGCCTCAGTGGTGAAGGAGGTGCTGCCACACTGCCAGGTGGAGGTGTTAGACAGCTGCGGTCACTCTGTGGCGTTGGAGCGACCAAGAAAAGCCGCCAAACTCATTGTGGACTTCTTGTCTTTGCAGCAAGGCAGCGATGAGAATACAAAGAAACTTTCCTGATGCTCTTTTATAGTGACAGCAGTTTTCTATAAGAGTGTTTGCACAGTGAAGTGAGTGCACTGAAGTATGAGTATGAGTAATGAAGTCATTCCATGTTAGGACCGTGTCTTTCTTTAGGACAGTCTCTTTCTGTATTCAGCAGCAGGTTTAATCCTGCTGTGAGCTGCTTGCATTCTTAACCACCTAAAACaattcacacattcacatgaTTACAATTCAGAATGAAGCATGTACTGTAAGtgattaaattatattttttattaatgatAATTCAAGCCTCTTTATGGGatacaaaattaaaaattaaagctgcaagcagcattgcgggccctcgcgcaccttgcgatccgcagggctatcgctgtcttctctcctatgctctcgtctcctatactctcctgtcctatgctctcctctcctctcatttgcagagatgtacaacaaacacatgtttacaaccaaactttcctgctaccagtaggtggcgctatgaccatatcattctattagcatatatatctgttcagactcaggtccatagcagtactgtaagattttgtccacattgcataaagtatatgggtagtactgcagaaaacacagcaagttcctttgtaatggcgaatggtcaactttgaggccactcccctgccacacggtaatacttttgaaagagttttggaatgcgtctattccctatggtgtcctgagtggacacagtgaatttcagctcaattgcatgaagtatgtgaggcgtgaaaagttttgaagcagggtcacaaataggcacaaaatggccacaaaagtcaaaatggcggacttcctgttgggtttggagggggggtccaagagacttttttgtgcgtcttggggtgatacacatgtgtgctaattttcatgatcctgtgtcaaactggccagaggggctacgcgttaggacaaaaaatacagggagttcctttgtaatggcgaatggtcaactttgaggccactcccccaccacacggtaatacttttgaaagagttttggaatgcgtctattccctatggtgtcctgagtggacacagtgagttttagctcatttggatgaagtatgcgaggcgtgaaaagttttgcagcagggtcacaaatcgccaaaaattaacagaaatttcaaaatggcggacttcctgttgggtttggagggggggtccaagagacttttttgtgcatcttggggtgatacacatgtgtaccaattttcatgaccctactcaaaacaggccaggggggcaggcagaaaaacctatgaaaacacaacattttgtgtagccagtaggtggcgctctgtcaaagcctcaatattgttgtatagatgtgtttagggtcagactctgatcatacatgtgacatttcgtacagatcggacagaaaacgaagaagttatagagactttctgtgtcctcagaaatggtcaaactttgaggccacgccccggccacaccgtcagacttttgtaagagttttggaatgcgtctattccctatggtgtcctgagtggacacggcgaatttcagctcaatccgttgaagtatgcgaggcgtgaaaagtttggcagcagggtcacacatcgccaaaaatggccacaaaccttcaaatggcggacttcctgttgggtttggagggggggtccaagagacttttttgtgcgtcttgaggtgatacatatgtgtgcgaattttcataatcctgtgtcaaaccggccagaggggctacgcgttgggggcgctatagagccatttttatatgtgcatttcaaaagtcagcaaatttaaaaatttttcgggcgaatgaatttttctaccaagtttggtgagtttttgggcatgttaaggcctccaaaaatgcgatctcggaggggaaaaaaaaaaaaaaaaaaaaaaaaaaaaaataataatcctaagggtttcaatagggctcttgcaccattcggtgctcgggccctaaaaaataataatcctaagggtttcaatagggctcttgcaccattcggtgctcgggccctaataacaaGTGTTGGTTTGATGAACAtgtcctgtgttgttttttttttgcatgtagtAATACACCAGCTAACCACTGGGAGGCGACATATTATAAAGCTTGTGTAGATTAACAAAGAGTGGATAATTCATTAGGATGTATCACTCACAACAAGTAGTGGATTCAATGAACTTTCACGAAATGCAACATTTAGATCTGCGTAATACAGAATAGATTAAATAACATTGATtgaatgtgtatttaaaatgcggatattttattaaaatttcTGATCTGCGTTGATCAACACAAatgaacattttcaaaatatGTAAGTACACATTATTGGTATGTggtcaaatattttaaaaaaaattgtaataCTTATACCTTAAAAAATCGGGATTAAACTGCAATTATTTCACAGCAAACCTGAAAAAGGCCACAGAGTGATCTTTCTGGCTGTTTTACACATCTTCGATGCAGCTGACTGCGCATGCGTTGTTGTCCAGGAACTGTTTAGCTAGAAGTTGGCTCATGGACGCTGAAGTGTACCACAACACGTTGTCACAGTTGATGCAGTAGGTGAGAGATGTGCTTCCACGTGTGTTTAATATCACAACAGTAACATACAGCAGATTATGAATTGTTTGTTCTTAAGCTAACAGTGTAGCTAGCTAACAGCTAGCGAAGCTTAAGCTAACCAGTTCACCTCGCTTTCCTTTGACCTCTTATTAGCTAGTTTCAGCTTCAGGCTGTGTAAGGTTGAACCTTGTCTGGTTCAGAATAGCCACAAACAGTGGTTACTTATGTAAGTCAGACAGATAAGTAGccctgtgcaaacacacaggaataTAAACACTGTTTGATAGTATAGCAGCAAGGACGCACAAGTAattaaatatctgttttttAGTGCACACCACAGATCAATCTGCTGCTTGTCACTGAGTCTCTGATGGTTCAATATAATGAAACCTgctgagaaggaggaagaaTCTGTTTACAAACGGGTTGTACTGAAGAATGCTTCGCCCTACCAGTACATGAAGATCTGCCTGtaagttctgtgtgtgtgtgtgtgtgtttgggctaCACATCTACACCTCTGACTGTAACACCTGTACATTGACCTGGgctatttctgtgtgtttagagTGCTGGAGGATGAGTCAACCAGACTGAGTGCAGTTGAACTGAAGCTGTTCATCATCTCAGGCTTAAGGAATCTGTATGGAGAGGTGAGCTTGCACATTTGTAGGAGGCTGTATTGCTCTTCTTTGTTCCAAGTGACAGTAAAAGGACACATTTTGACCTGCTGGTCTGTCCATTTGCAGCTGTCTTTTGTAGAATTGTTTGTCTTAGCAGCAGGATGTTTTATATTACTAAAATTGTAGCTTTTTGCCTTCATTCATTTGGGTATATATTGTACAATTTGCTTTGTGCTGCAGGTGGGAGCAGCGCTGAACTTTGACTTGCTGAAGTACGATGAAGACACGCTGACTGCTTTTCTGCGTGTGACCAGCAGGTGagcttcagacacacagcagaattTTAATGAAACGCTAAACTAGAACAACCATCTGTTGTtgctttaatgtgtgtgtgtgtgtatgtgtgtgttttcagggggTTGGTAAAGCTGTGGAGTTCCCTGACTCTCCTGGGCTCCTACCAGAATCAGGCCTGTGCTTTCAGagtgctgcaggtcagagaacTGACTCATTATTGAGCTACACTCACTCTTGTGCAGTCAGTGCAGTAGTATAAATCCATTTGTAGTGCTCCAGAACAAGAAAATAAACTTATAACAAAATGTCTTTATGCAGAGTCTTCCTCTGCACCAGTATCACCTACTGTATAAACACCTCCTATCTCCATTAATCATCAGCCTTAAATGGCAGTTTGACGccctctctttgtttttatgctgagcGTCACATCTATGCATCATCGCTTTTCCTATCAGCGGTGAAAAGCTGACTGCCCCTCCCGACCACTAATGGTCAACAAGCATATCTCTTCTGTCAGCCACAGAAAATGAGAGCAGTCCAAATGTGACTCCTCTGTCTGTTGCTTTGACCGATCCTTCATGCTGCTTTTTCCTATGTTACCTTCAGGTGTCTTCGTTCCTTCTGTCGCTGACGGGAAACAGTCGGGATCTGCAGCTCGACTGAAGTGGGAGGAGCGTCATAGTCTTCGTGATGAGTTTCATATGGAGGAACGTCTGTAGTAACCGACAGCTCTGCCTCTCCTCCGTCACAGCAGCGCCTCTCCATAGACGGCTGCTCCACGTCGGTCAGAGAGCCTCTCTCACCAAAGCGTTCTCCTCCCGTGACGTGGAGCTGTTCGCTGAACTGACTGGCGATACCAACCCACTGCACCTGGACCCGGTCTACGCCAGCACAACCTCCTTTGAGACACCCATAGTACACGGTGTCCTCATCAATGGCCTGATTTCGGCTGTGCTGGGCACCAAGATGCCTGGCCGCGGCTGTGTCTTCCTGTACCAGGAGATCCGCTTCACCGCACCGCTTTATGTCGGAGAGGAGGTGCTGGCTGAAGCCGAGGTCCGCAAGATCAAAATGTCGTTTGCCTTCATCGCTGTGACATGCTCTGTCAAGGACAAAGTGGTAATGGAGGGggaggtgatggtgatgatgcctgtggagcagcaggagaagaagtGAGATAAAGGACAAGGTTGTAGCTGTACTATAACTGAGAAAaacattttgctttgttttggaGGACAGTTTCTCCacgatttagtttttttttttgatcatgACATAAACAAGTGCTTATAGGCACAACAGAGATTTATCATTAAGCATGTTCGGTTTGTTGGCTCGGCCCTGTTGCTTTTAATTTGTGGAATAAaatgttatcttcatttttTGTTTCTCCAGTTTGTTATTGCATCTAGTTTTatcatttatgtttatttttaatttaactttTTTGATTTTAGATTTAAGTTTAATTTTTGTAAAGAAGGGGAACAGCACATTTCAGTTTAGCAATAgatcagtttttatttttttatttattcactgttttatttgtgattaagatttttttcaaattattttGTAAAATGTTCTTAAATTTTAACTAGACAAATAAACCCATGTTCTATTTTTATGCCTCATCTCAGCTCCATCCAACCATCAagatttaatgttattttatttgccAAATGACAAAAATTAAAAACTCTTCCAGGCCAGCAGGTGGCGTTGACGTACCCTCACGAGGTTGGGCAACGTCCAATTAGAATGACAAATCAGCGTGGTGACGTCTGCTTCCTGGTTACGGTAAATTTAAGCTAACACCTAGCTAGTTTTCTTTTCCCGGGTTGTTGGTGTCCGTCCTCCGCGCAACAGGGCTTCACCTCAGTGGATTTCCGGCCGCATCATTCAGTGACAGACAGATACTTAGATTCGACTTTCACCGTTAATCCTCCGGGATGTCTTTCCTGGAGAAGCCGACCCCcggcaggctgctgctggacgATACCGTACCTCTGACGGCGGTGATCGAAGCCAGCCAGAACCTGCAGTCCCACACGGTGAGTGTTTACTGGGAATAATTGTCAGTAAGTCTGTGAGTCTGCATGTGTAACTCTAAAACCACAAGTAGTGTTTTATTGAAGGAGATAGATTACTGCTCTGCTTTTGGTTTAAAATCCAATTTAAGTTTTTAAGGGGGCGTTTTAAAGTAGATCACTGCGTCACCAGTTCAATTATCGGACACAGTTGTAGAAGCGTCTTCCCAGGTGTTTTCTTTTAAGTTGCCACATGAACCACAAACCACAATTGACTTCTAGGGTCGGTTTCGGGGTAAAACATGATTATCTCCTGTCCCTGTGTCGGATGACAGTCTTTTAAAACGCGATGCAGCCCGTGAGATGTGAAGCAGCCTCATTGTCGGACATCTGACTCGGGACTGCTGTCACTGATTAAGCAATTTCCTGGAAGCTATTCTGCGCTCAGCTGTTTGCCCATATTATACATATAAAGCCCTGcttacatttgtttatttcgTTTACAAAAATGCAACGTATTATTTCAAAATGCGTTCTCGTAGTTTGTGTTAAAGTAAGAAATAACGTCAACGCCATGTTAATAAACATGTAATGGCCTGTGTCCGATAATGGGCGCATGGGTAGTCTGTTTGTTGACAGCCCGGCAGGGAACAGCTGAGCTAGCCAGTTAGCGTAGCATGCTAATGTCAAGCATCCTTCGTTGATGTTGTTGTTACcgtaaaaacagatttatatgATTTTAACACAGATTGATTCCAATTATTAGAcactttgttgtgtttacattatATGGAGTCTGATGGATTCTTTATCTGACTATGAGGATGGACACAAACGGATGATTATTTCTGTATTCTGGAAAACAGTAATTGTACATTGTATGATGTCCAAGCTGTCAGGGGACTTTCTAGGATTACTTAAAcctgtgagcagctttaatACTGATGCAATACTCTAAGAACAGACCTTCTAGTCTCTAGTCTGCTGGGAAGAACATCTAATAGACTGCACAAACTATCACATGTTCATTTCCTCCACTCAACAAAATACAGTGTTGTAGGCTACAGGGAAAAATAACAGATGGggaaaagaggaaaacacaatatatgtttgtttgtttgtaggaATAAAGTTTACTGATGGAAAAGCCCTCTTAGTTTAAAATCTTTTCACCTCACTGAGTTTACCTCGGTGGGATCATTTATATAATAGGCGCCCTGTCGCTGGGGATTATTGTTGTTGCAATAAAAACATGAGTCAGCAGCAGAAATACAGCACAGCAGCAAGAGACATTTATGTAGAAATGTGGAACAGTCACATGTGGCTGAATTTGGTCCGATAAATAAGATCTTTACTGGCAGTGAAGTTAAAGGTCAGCACCTACTGTTCCAGCACGGCTAAGAGTGCAGGGCAACGTCATTTATATTAGCAGCTTTTAAGATAAGAGACGATGAAATTGGTAAACCGCTTCAAGACAGAAGAGTCCTTCCTTAAAAAGTTTAGAAAAATGGAAGAGGAAGTTGAAATATAGATGAGAGTGAAATTTAAgctttgaagatttttttttttaatgccactaaATTAGTCTTTACAGCCACTCTGATCACACTAAAAATGCAAATTTACACTGCTGTTATGCTAAAAAGACATCAGTCAGCAGCGTCATTGCAGAGATCCGTGAACAGGAAAACATGAGCAGACAGCTCCTCAACTGAACCATTTGAGTTATTCAAATCACTTCTTTGAAAATGAAACGGAAAGCTAACACCAAGGCTTGGGCAACTTAGTTGTGTTGGGCCTGTCCCCTGTCCTGTTTAATTCACTGCTAAAAGGGAATTAAAAACAATCTAAAGTAATGGcaaattttattttgatttgtcCAGTTTTCTGGTGTTTATGGAGCATCAGTAGAAGCCTCACAGAGCTGGAGGGTGATTTTACTATTAAAACTGATGCTGAGAAATGTTTGTACTTATATTAAAACTTAAAtgtcctgtgttgttttttttttactgtgagaACAATGTTAGGATTTTAGGACTAATTCTGACTAATTCTTATTTTCATAATATTACAAATTTAGTTTTGAACTGTCATTCATTTTTTCAGACAATGAGTAAAAAATAGAGCCAAAAGATGGAGGAAAacgatttttttttacaaaataatgttttttaaaacagcaaatacagtgtttttattgtcatgTCATGCCTCTTAGGAGTACATCATCCGAGTCCAGAGGGGCGTGTCTTCAGACAACAACTGGCAGGTAAATGCACAAATCACAACCAAAGATGGCAATTGGAGAAGAGCCAGGAAAACAAGATTCCTCTCTGTTTCCCTCACGTTCGACAGTGTAGATTTTGTTTTgcttacattaaaaaaagagactttAAAATTTGCATATGTGTCCGAAGCTGACagtcctgtgtttttgttgcaggTGATTCGGCGCTACAGCGACTTTGATGTCCTCAACAACAGCCTGATGGTGAGTGTCAGTGAAACAACTCTTAATGTTGTAATGAGGAGTTTGGAGCGTGCTCACAGAAGTGAATTATGATTCAACAATGTCTCAAAACAATGCAGATTCATAAAGTCAAAGCACCGTGAACATTGTGAACAACAGCAGAAAGCAACACACAAACCAACCAGTAGTCTGAAAAATCTAGATTCTTTGCTGCAACATATAAAGCACCAGCCTCACACACTTACACCAGCTTCGTGTTGGGCAACCTCCTTCCTGTTAAGGAACGACAGCTCTTTGCAGTTTCAATGAGAGAGTGCTCCTACAGTTActgcacagtgtttgttttaaaagctGCCGTGTTCCCGCTGCGCAGCTTCTCCTGCTTAGATTATGCAGAGGTTAATTTTTTTAGCTCCACTTTGAATGTGTTTGTATTACAAAATACGGTACCAACGTGTTTTGGAAGGAGGAGTTATCTCAGTCATGAATATGAACCTCAGGCAGAGTTGATGCCTGTTAGGGAGGGGTTGACTTAACCCTGAACACGTCATTGTTATTAAACACAATTGGAAAGAATTTAGATGAATATTTCTCTACTCGACTGATGTTTACTGTGGTGCTGGCTACTCTTACAGCTGTTATGAAATCACATGATACAATCATCTTACCAGGCTTCAAGCTTGTATTTGCATTTTACAACAGGGTTTTGTACAAATCAGTATAATGCATTTATTTTGAGACATAAAAAAGGAAGGGAGATGcctgctccatttttttttttatttttaacatgaaGATCCATCGAGGGAAACTTGTCCcaggctgtgtgttttcatagtAAACTGCCAGTCGAGAGTTTAATGTGATAAACCCTGAACTTTAAGCTTGTCAGTGACatcaaaaactgcagtaaaatgtgAGAGCACAGTCCTCTCTGACTGTGTTAACCATTGATCAGTCAACTGAACTAAAACAGCTCTTATGCTATGGTTCTATGTCCTCAGTTTCGAGGAGAATgatgtttgaaatattttctAGTGTTATATTTGCTTCAGTCTAATTTATGTCACCAGACCTGTTACACaagagttttatttttcaaaagaCACATTGAATATGTGTCACTGGCTTAGCCCTCTTTCAAGGTAGGCCTAATCAGTGGAGCTGTGTTGTTTCGGGCGGCAGCTAATCTTTGGGATGTAAAACATTATTGTCCTGGTTGTGACTCGTCCAATGCTCAGGCCACACACCATTCCTGGATAACAGGAAGTTAGCAGTTTTTCTGCTGAGGTTTTGCCTTCTCATTTCCTGCACAGTAGTCACCCTGATCACCCACAAGCCCCTGACCCTCAGTCAACAACATTCTTTCAGTTTATATGCTTTATTAGCACATAAAGACCAGGAAGAGAGTGgatcaaagaaaaacacacacttttctctgtCCTTCTCCTCAGGTGTGTGGCATCAGTCTGCCTCTCCCTCCTAAGAAGCTGATTGGAAACATGGACAGGGAGTTCAtagcagagaggcagagggggCTGCAAGCCTATCTGGACTCTATTACCCAGCATCCCCTGCTCTGCAGCTCCCTGCCTGTGAAGAAGTTCCTCGATCCCAACAACTACTCTGCCAACTACACTGgtctgtttcttttattttattttatactaCTATAAAGCAGCAGTAAAATagagttttatatttatgtaaGGCGAGGTTTATTTATAtggcaccattcatacacaaggga
This window encodes:
- the LOC114436076 gene encoding monoacylglycerol lipase abhd6-A-like, translating into MELTKAIMLAGSGIALPVLAFIITFLFRPGAILKAYNWYMRYKLGLVVRYSNFGSYRFCYSSRGTPGGAAPSLLLLHGFSATKDMWLPVVKYLPTDLHVVCVDMPGHEGTSRTGAEDYSIQGQASRIHQFVQSIGLDKRPFHMIGTSMGGNVAGVYAARYSAYLSSATLICPAGLVYPKESEFIVRLREMEKKKQENNQQEESIMLIPTTLQELDDMLRLCCHNPLNLPQQVLRGLLSNRLPNNCFYKEVFMEIVGEKSRHSLQENLHLITAPLQVIWGKQDQVLDVSGASVVKEVLPHCQVEVLDSCGHSVALERPRKAAKLIVDFLSLQQGSDENTKKLS
- the rpp14 gene encoding ribonuclease P protein subunit p14, which codes for MKPAEKEEESVYKRVVLKNASPYQYMKICLVLEDESTRLSAVELKLFIISGLRNLYGEVGAALNFDLLKYDEDTLTAFLRVTSRGLVKLWSSLTLLGSYQNQACAFRVLQVSSFLLSLTGNSRDLQLD
- the LOC114436260 gene encoding hydroxyacyl-thioester dehydratase type 2, mitochondrial-like, translated to MSFIWRNVCSNRQLCLSSVTAAPLHRRLLHVGQRASLTKAFSSRDVELFAELTGDTNPLHLDPVYASTTSFETPIVHGVLINGLISAVLGTKMPGRGCVFLYQEIRFTAPLYVGEEVLAEAEVRKIKMSFAFIAVTCSVKDKVVMEGEVMVMMPVEQQEKK